From Arcticibacter tournemirensis, one genomic window encodes:
- a CDS encoding efflux RND transporter periplasmic adaptor subunit — MKKLIQFKRFFYITSMAAFFLVSCGNNKDAENTETEVPAKEDANTVELTPAQYKTSGITLGKIEKRSISGTLKVNGFVDVPPENLISITTQMGGIVKSTPLLQGSVVKKGQVIAVLQNQEYVQMQQDYLENKSQLELSESEYNRQQELAKQNVNSQKVLQQAKSQYQTMRSRASALKQRLQLININANSLTPDNIRSTINIYAPINGYVTKVNVNSGKFVSANDVMFEIVNSANLHVELKVFQKDVNKVAKGQKVRFSLPNESEERTATVTLVGREINADRTVTVHCVADFKSKNLTPGAYLQASIETGGSEVDALPETAVVDFEGKKYIFLETGKNIAEKEQEKTAKTTENTYHFLMVEITTGPTDGGYVQVELPADFDKNNAKIVTKGAYDLLSKMKNSEEE, encoded by the coding sequence ATGAAAAAACTCATTCAGTTTAAACGATTTTTTTACATCACTTCCATGGCGGCATTTTTTCTTGTGTCGTGTGGGAATAATAAAGATGCTGAAAATACAGAAACCGAAGTACCGGCTAAAGAGGATGCAAATACGGTAGAACTTACCCCTGCACAATACAAAACATCAGGTATTACTTTGGGTAAAATTGAAAAAAGATCAATTAGCGGTACATTAAAGGTAAATGGTTTTGTAGATGTACCGCCAGAGAACTTAATCAGTATCACTACGCAAATGGGCGGTATTGTTAAATCTACCCCACTGTTGCAGGGAAGCGTTGTAAAAAAGGGTCAGGTAATTGCCGTTCTCCAAAATCAGGAATATGTTCAGATGCAGCAGGATTACCTTGAAAATAAAAGCCAGTTGGAGCTTTCAGAATCTGAGTACAACCGGCAACAGGAGCTTGCCAAACAAAATGTGAATTCGCAAAAAGTTCTGCAACAGGCAAAATCACAATACCAAACTATGCGTTCACGGGCGAGTGCTTTAAAGCAAAGATTGCAGTTGATTAATATTAATGCTAATTCACTTACCCCGGATAATATCAGGAGTACCATTAATATTTATGCTCCGATAAATGGTTATGTAACCAAAGTAAATGTCAATTCCGGAAAGTTTGTTAGTGCAAACGACGTCATGTTCGAAATAGTAAACAGTGCAAATCTGCATGTAGAGCTAAAGGTCTTTCAAAAGGATGTAAATAAAGTAGCTAAAGGACAGAAGGTTCGTTTTTCATTGCCCAATGAATCTGAAGAACGTACAGCCACGGTTACGCTGGTAGGTAGGGAAATAAATGCTGACAGAACAGTTACAGTACATTGTGTTGCAGATTTTAAAAGTAAAAATTTAACGCCGGGAGCCTATTTGCAAGCTTCTATTGAAACAGGAGGCAGTGAGGTTGATGCCCTGCCAGAAACTGCCGTGGTAGACTTTGAAGGTAAAAAATATATTTTTCTTGAAACAGGAAAAAATATTGCCGAAAAAGAGCAGGAAAAAACTGCAAAAACTACAGAGAATACCTATCATTTTTTGATGGTAGAAATTACAACTGGTCCGACTGATGGAGGTTATGTACAAGTAGAGTTACCAGCAGATTTTGATAAGAATAATGCCAAGATAGTAACTAAGGGGGCATATGACTTATTATCTAAAATGAAAAATAGTGAGGAAGAATGA
- a CDS encoding four-helix bundle copper-binding protein, translating into MENQNHEQLVQTLLNCALACENCAAQGFAEGQTGMMEKCIPMDIDCADICMQAARLLQRNSPLAHEYLLICEKACRLCAEECAKHDHEHCKKCAQACNECAEACHAHHGNVQLS; encoded by the coding sequence ATGGAAAATCAAAATCATGAACAACTCGTTCAAACCTTGCTAAACTGTGCTTTAGCTTGCGAAAACTGCGCTGCCCAGGGCTTCGCCGAAGGACAAACAGGGATGATGGAAAAATGTATCCCGATGGACATTGACTGTGCTGACATTTGTATGCAGGCAGCCAGATTATTACAGAGAAATTCTCCACTTGCGCATGAGTATCTGTTAATCTGTGAAAAAGCTTGCAGGCTGTGTGCCGAGGAATGTGCTAAACATGACCATGAGCATTGTAAAAAATGCGCTCAGGCTTGTAACGAGTGTGCAGAAGCCTGCCATGCACATCATGGTAATGTTCAATTAAGCTAA
- a CDS encoding STAS/SEC14 domain-containing protein encodes MLQILGQTEGNVIATKAIEKLTKSDYAVLLPVLINRLQTYEKIRWYFEMENFQGWELKAFWQDVKFDVQHANDFEKIAMVGDKKWQEWMADLMKPFTNAEIEFFELKDREKAFEWIKKAIE; translated from the coding sequence ATGCTACAGATCTTAGGGCAAACAGAAGGCAACGTAATTGCCACAAAAGCAATTGAGAAACTTACAAAATCAGATTATGCTGTTCTGCTTCCTGTATTAATAAACAGGCTGCAAACTTATGAGAAAATCCGCTGGTATTTTGAAATGGAGAACTTTCAGGGATGGGAGTTAAAAGCGTTTTGGCAGGATGTAAAATTTGACGTTCAACATGCTAATGATTTTGAAAAGATAGCAATGGTTGGTGATAAGAAATGGCAGGAATGGATGGCTGATTTAATGAAGCCATTCACGAATGCAGAAATAGAGTTTTTTGAATTAAAGGATAGGGAAAAAGCATTTGAATGGATAAAAAAAGCAATAGAATAA
- a CDS encoding cation diffusion facilitator family transporter, protein MDKKSNRIKILKMEIASTSYKNKGRLKLVLGLTLTYLIAEIIGGILTKSLALLADAGHMFTDVGGLALALFAINIASKPASPEKTYGYYRAEILASLTNAIVLIGISIYILYEAYQRFLNPPEVQSKAMLIVAAIGLVINIAGMLILRKSSKESLNMKGAYFEVLSDMLTSIGVIVAGVIMLTTEWYYADPLLSAGIGLFILPRTWILLKDSVSILLEGTPKDVNIADLRAGILQLNNVEELHDLHVWSLTSGVNAMSAHIIISANANYNESLQDMNRYITDNFKITHTTLQLEKTGNNESQMHI, encoded by the coding sequence ATGGATAAAAAAAGCAATAGAATAAAAATATTGAAAATGGAAATCGCATCTACATCTTATAAAAACAAAGGAAGGCTTAAGCTGGTGTTAGGTTTAACACTTACTTACCTTATTGCTGAAATTATTGGCGGCATTCTTACCAAAAGTCTTGCTTTGCTTGCTGATGCAGGCCACATGTTTACCGATGTTGGGGGGCTTGCTCTCGCCCTTTTTGCCATTAATATAGCTTCCAAGCCTGCATCTCCCGAAAAAACCTATGGGTATTACAGAGCAGAAATTTTGGCTTCGTTAACCAATGCCATTGTGCTGATAGGAATATCCATCTATATTCTTTATGAGGCTTATCAAAGATTTTTAAATCCTCCAGAAGTACAAAGCAAGGCGATGTTAATTGTGGCTGCAATAGGATTAGTAATCAACATAGCAGGCATGCTTATCCTTAGAAAATCTTCTAAAGAAAGTTTGAATATGAAGGGGGCTTATTTTGAAGTTCTATCTGATATGTTGACATCAATAGGAGTAATTGTAGCAGGTGTGATTATGCTAACTACAGAATGGTATTATGCCGATCCTCTCTTATCTGCTGGTATAGGCCTGTTTATTCTCCCAAGAACCTGGATTTTACTTAAGGATTCTGTTTCAATACTATTGGAGGGAACTCCTAAAGACGTAAACATCGCGGATCTGCGAGCTGGAATTTTGCAATTAAATAATGTTGAAGAATTACATGACTTACATGTCTGGTCGCTTACATCGGGAGTAAATGCCATGAGTGCTCATATTATCATTTCAGCAAATGCTAATTACAACGAATCTTTACAGGATATGAATAGATACATAACAGATAATTTTAAGATCACCCATACTACATTACAGTTAGAAAAAACAGGAAATAATGAATCTCAAATGCACATATAA
- a CDS encoding heavy metal translocating P-type ATPase: MSKECCNNEDGQKVKSGPTTGKNKLAEKDLHSHKNGHDEGNKEDDGHDHGSKETSDKPAWLQHWNLLVSLLILAVLLVLEYAFDVKFKNPLSFIINAIAYLLAGWSVLGMAFRKAKRGDIFNEFVLMSVATLGAFYIGEYTEGVAVMVFYSIGEWFQDSAVNKAKASIKALLDIRPDEVTVIRNGTTEVLDPSEIQLGENIQIKPGEKVALDGELLSESSSFNTAALTGESKPDTKYKGEQIFAGMINLNTVAEVKVTALFKDSKLSKILEMVQDATARKSQTQLFISRFAKVYTPIVFFLALALVVVPYFFVDSYVFNEWLYRGLVFLVISCPCALVVSIPLGYFGGIGLASKNGILFKGGNFLDVMTKVTAIVMDKTGTLTKGVFKVQEIVVQDFDEKELVRLAAALEKNSTHPVGEAIVKYAGNTIGNTTATGVEEIAGHGLKGTVEGKEVLAGNLKLMKKFQIAYPVEVEKIAYTIVVVSVNNKYVGYITIADEIKEDAAQAIKDIHDLNIKTVMLSGDKQAVVDEVAKHVGIDAAYGDLLPEAKVEKVQELKNQGFHIAFVGDGVNDAPVVALADAGIAMGGLGSDATIETADVVIQNDQPSKLVSAIKIGKITRSIVWQNIILAMVVKVIVLSLGAGGIATLWEAVIADVGVALLAILNAVRIQRMNF; this comes from the coding sequence ATGAGCAAAGAATGTTGCAATAATGAGGATGGCCAAAAAGTAAAGTCCGGCCCAACAACTGGTAAAAATAAATTGGCAGAAAAAGATTTGCATTCACACAAAAATGGCCACGATGAAGGCAATAAGGAAGATGATGGACACGATCATGGATCTAAGGAGACATCAGATAAACCAGCCTGGTTACAACATTGGAACTTATTAGTATCCCTGCTTATCCTTGCCGTTTTGCTGGTTTTGGAATATGCTTTTGATGTTAAATTTAAAAATCCACTTTCATTTATTATAAATGCAATTGCCTACTTACTGGCTGGGTGGAGTGTTTTAGGAATGGCTTTCCGCAAAGCCAAACGGGGAGACATATTTAATGAATTCGTTTTGATGAGTGTAGCCACCTTGGGAGCGTTTTACATTGGAGAATATACGGAAGGCGTTGCTGTAATGGTATTCTACTCTATTGGTGAATGGTTTCAGGATTCCGCTGTAAATAAGGCTAAAGCCAGTATCAAAGCCTTACTGGATATACGCCCGGATGAAGTAACAGTTATTCGAAATGGCACAACTGAGGTATTAGACCCATCTGAAATCCAGTTAGGAGAAAATATCCAAATAAAGCCGGGTGAAAAAGTTGCCTTGGATGGCGAATTACTTTCAGAAAGTTCGTCATTTAATACGGCCGCCCTCACTGGCGAAAGCAAGCCAGATACCAAATATAAAGGTGAGCAGATTTTTGCCGGAATGATTAACTTAAATACTGTAGCAGAGGTAAAAGTAACCGCCTTATTTAAAGACAGTAAGCTTAGTAAAATTCTGGAAATGGTGCAGGATGCTACCGCTCGAAAATCCCAGACACAACTATTCATTTCCCGATTTGCAAAAGTATACACCCCAATTGTATTCTTTCTGGCATTAGCTTTAGTCGTAGTTCCATACTTTTTTGTCGATAGTTATGTGTTTAATGAATGGTTATATCGTGGGTTAGTTTTTCTTGTGATTAGCTGTCCTTGCGCATTGGTAGTTTCTATCCCTTTAGGATACTTTGGTGGAATCGGCTTAGCTTCCAAAAATGGTATTTTATTTAAAGGAGGCAACTTTTTGGATGTGATGACAAAGGTAACAGCCATTGTGATGGATAAAACGGGTACCTTAACTAAAGGAGTTTTTAAAGTTCAGGAAATAGTAGTCCAAGATTTTGATGAAAAGGAATTAGTACGGCTGGCGGCAGCATTAGAGAAAAATTCTACCCATCCCGTAGGTGAAGCTATTGTAAAATATGCTGGTAATACTATCGGCAATACTACAGCAACCGGTGTTGAAGAAATAGCCGGACATGGTTTAAAAGGTACCGTTGAAGGAAAAGAAGTGCTCGCAGGAAATTTAAAGTTGATGAAAAAATTTCAAATAGCTTATCCTGTTGAAGTTGAAAAAATCGCTTATACCATTGTAGTAGTATCAGTTAATAATAAGTACGTAGGGTACATTACGATTGCTGATGAAATTAAAGAAGATGCGGCACAGGCCATAAAAGATATTCATGACCTGAATATTAAAACAGTAATGCTGTCAGGTGATAAACAGGCTGTTGTAGATGAAGTTGCAAAACATGTAGGAATTGATGCCGCATACGGAGATTTGTTACCTGAAGCAAAAGTTGAAAAAGTGCAAGAGCTTAAAAATCAAGGCTTTCACATAGCATTTGTTGGCGATGGTGTAAACGATGCCCCTGTAGTAGCACTGGCTGATGCGGGAATTGCAATGGGTGGCCTGGGAAGTGATGCAACCATAGAAACTGCGGATGTTGTAATTCAAAATGATCAGCCCTCAAAGCTTGTTTCGGCTATTAAAATAGGAAAGATTACCAGAAGCATTGTTTGGCAGAATATTATTCTTGCGATGGTAGTAAAGGTCATTGTACTAAGTCTGGGTGCCGGTGGTATAGCAACTTTATGGGAGGCGGTAATAGCAGACGTTGGGGTTGCTTTGCTTGCAATTTTAAATGCAGTACGCATACAAAGGATGAATTTTTAA
- a CDS encoding GNAT family N-acetyltransferase: MKKAEYTDKALIVDILTKSFETNRSVNYIVKQDEKRIKRVSALMDYSFEVCYAFGDVFLSDDKKACALVLYPDKKKTTVKSILLDLKLILSCVGIENIKKTLNRESMIKKIQPKEIMYYLWFIGVDPVYQNTGIGSVFLDELIEDSKLKRRPIYLETSTLKNLPWYQKYGFNIYHEADLSYKLFFLKRELAKQ; the protein is encoded by the coding sequence ATGAAAAAGGCAGAATACACCGACAAAGCTTTGATAGTAGATATACTAACGAAGTCGTTTGAAACCAATCGAAGCGTTAATTACATCGTAAAACAAGATGAAAAAAGGATAAAGAGGGTTAGTGCGCTGATGGATTATTCCTTTGAAGTCTGTTATGCATTTGGGGATGTGTTTTTATCTGATGATAAAAAAGCATGTGCGCTGGTACTTTATCCAGATAAAAAGAAAACGACAGTTAAATCTATCCTGCTGGATCTAAAACTGATTCTTTCCTGCGTCGGTATAGAGAACATAAAAAAAACGCTCAATAGGGAATCTATGATTAAGAAAATCCAGCCGAAAGAGATCATGTATTATTTATGGTTTATAGGTGTTGACCCAGTATATCAAAATACAGGAATCGGAAGTGTATTCCTCGATGAATTAATAGAAGACAGCAAGCTAAAAAGAAGGCCGATTTATCTGGAAACCTCTACACTGAAAAATCTTCCCTGGTACCAGAAGTATGGTTTTAACATATACCACGAAGCAGATTTAAGCTACAAACTATTTTTTCTTAAGAGAGAGCTTGCTAAACAATAG
- a CDS encoding ATP-binding protein, whose amino-acid sequence MLVFGTEMHIVTSIFVCLETVILFYLATYKLARPDDKTATLNMVLISLLIVYNVTGGLLPDPDLPGSFFLQEIIAYATGFITPCYFPYYVYQTFGLEKMRFHAYKGVYIFLVVPYLIFVMVFAESGDLATAQQLLILPVLYALWVIYTLIKAVQHKYNNNFSSKESKTEIGILFFSLTPWIGLPFIAYFNQSQVIEASITNTGFLLLFGLQVSRHIQHTRLEHQRLIESELLLLNWNTNLQEEVDKRTQELEKLNEQRTNNFINLVHETKTPLTLVNNYLEEYINKYGSVAELDIIKGGIDKMTNDITNLFDLERFTKGFSVYDHNQITDFSEILKNSFTLFEYYCQKQNLKCIKNIEENVLLKANSHAIYRIVNNLIENAIKFSNTGGLVEVTLKSNSDKLLFSVKDSGIGILPHLQHKIFKPYYQIGHKKSALQGMGLGLPIVKKVTDSLGGRIQVESNPAKKPGTTITITLDRYNLKEGEAKAKDTSKTKTLIYSIENFDINDTPYVPDRQSILLIEDNKAMLHFLYKKLSLKYNIFCSLNGSEALKKLETLPTVPDLILSDIMMDKMDGFEFVKIISEQANYGHIPIIFLSARSTPTDKLKGLRLGAIDFIQKPFSFEVLYQKIETVLNTILKQKKAILDASISNLKVLSGQEINTASSTGLAPSLDQKCKLYQLTNREIEIVKLILKGTQYKTIAKTLFISEKTVSKHIQNIFEKVNVTNKVELINKLNS is encoded by the coding sequence ATGCTGGTTTTCGGAACGGAAATGCATATTGTCACATCTATTTTCGTGTGTTTAGAAACGGTTATACTTTTTTATCTGGCTACCTATAAATTAGCCCGGCCAGATGATAAGACTGCTACTCTGAACATGGTTCTTATTTCTTTGCTTATAGTTTACAATGTTACAGGCGGTTTACTTCCTGACCCTGATTTACCCGGATCATTTTTTCTACAGGAGATTATTGCTTATGCAACAGGATTTATTACACCCTGTTACTTCCCCTATTATGTTTACCAAACATTCGGGCTGGAGAAAATGAGGTTTCATGCGTACAAAGGAGTTTATATTTTTTTAGTCGTTCCTTATCTCATTTTTGTGATGGTCTTTGCAGAATCAGGAGATTTGGCGACAGCGCAGCAATTACTTATACTGCCCGTATTGTATGCGTTATGGGTAATCTACACACTAATAAAAGCGGTCCAGCATAAGTATAACAACAATTTCAGCAGTAAGGAATCGAAAACCGAAATAGGCATTTTGTTTTTTAGTTTAACACCATGGATCGGTTTACCCTTTATCGCCTACTTCAATCAGAGTCAGGTTATAGAGGCTTCCATCACAAACACCGGTTTTTTGCTTTTATTCGGGCTTCAGGTGAGCCGTCATATTCAGCACACAAGGTTGGAGCATCAAAGGCTAATAGAATCTGAGCTGCTCCTTTTAAACTGGAACACAAATTTGCAGGAAGAGGTAGACAAAAGAACACAAGAACTCGAAAAATTGAACGAGCAAAGAACGAATAATTTTATCAACCTTGTTCATGAAACCAAGACACCCCTAACCCTTGTAAATAATTACCTGGAAGAATACATTAATAAGTATGGCTCGGTTGCTGAATTGGATATTATAAAGGGAGGCATCGACAAAATGACAAATGACATCACTAATTTATTCGATCTTGAAAGATTCACAAAAGGGTTTAGCGTTTATGATCACAATCAAATAACTGATTTTAGTGAGATTTTGAAGAACAGCTTTACCTTGTTTGAATACTACTGTCAGAAACAAAACCTGAAATGCATCAAAAACATTGAAGAGAATGTTTTATTGAAAGCGAATTCCCATGCGATTTACAGAATAGTGAACAATCTGATTGAGAACGCAATTAAATTTTCAAATACGGGTGGATTGGTGGAGGTTACATTGAAGTCTAATAGTGATAAACTTTTGTTTTCAGTAAAGGATAGCGGAATTGGAATCTTGCCTCATCTTCAGCATAAAATCTTTAAGCCGTATTATCAAATAGGTCACAAGAAATCAGCCTTGCAGGGCATGGGACTTGGTTTGCCTATAGTTAAAAAAGTAACAGATAGTTTAGGTGGACGTATTCAGGTAGAAAGTAATCCTGCGAAAAAACCTGGAACAACAATTACCATAACGCTCGACCGATATAATTTAAAAGAAGGAGAGGCAAAAGCTAAAGACACGTCGAAAACGAAAACGCTAATTTATAGCATTGAAAACTTCGACATAAACGATACGCCTTATGTTCCGGATAGACAATCTATATTACTCATCGAAGACAATAAGGCCATGCTTCACTTTTTATATAAAAAGCTAAGCCTTAAATACAATATTTTTTGCTCCTTAAATGGATCGGAAGCCCTGAAAAAATTAGAGACACTGCCAACCGTCCCTGATTTAATTTTATCTGATATCATGATGGATAAAATGGATGGCTTTGAATTTGTTAAGATTATTTCCGAACAGGCAAATTATGGTCATATCCCAATTATATTCCTGTCTGCCAGATCCACGCCAACAGACAAACTCAAAGGTTTGCGTTTGGGCGCTATTGATTTCATCCAAAAACCATTTTCGTTTGAGGTGCTGTATCAGAAGATTGAGACGGTATTGAACACCATTTTGAAGCAAAAGAAAGCGATTTTAGACGCTTCTATTTCAAACCTGAAAGTTCTAAGCGGCCAGGAAATTAACACGGCTTCAAGTACCGGGCTGGCGCCCTCATTAGACCAAAAATGCAAGCTTTACCAACTGACCAACAGAGAGATTGAAATTGTTAAACTTATCTTAAAAGGAACTCAGTATAAAACGATAGCTAAAACTTTGTTTATCTCCGAAAAGACGGTGTCCAAGCATATTCAGAACATCTTTGAAAAGGTTAACGTCACCAACAAGGTAGAGCTTATAAATAAGCTGAATTCCTAA
- the tnpC gene encoding IS66 family transposase, producing the protein MQVIIPLFETLTREEYQSLVQRLLTRIEELEDRHYKDRRTLAEYAQLIWGKKSEKHIRALAEADLNTVQGEIPFADQPEIETSREKDAEETASAEVVPASEPQHRYQRRLKPCGRKKLSANLPREYVEILPENYHQEMVRIDAEITEELDYRPGSFFVRVISRPRFTDPRTKGVAIAPMPQRPVHKGIAGAGLLAWVLVSRFCDHLPYYRQVKMLNRYGEDIVNTSTMGRWVKESINLLAIIYSRMKEQVLQSDYLMADETTIKVLDTHKESGKHQGYIWGYLAPLVKLVVMDYAEGRAADYPEQFIGDYSGTFQTDAYGGYDKLLKDRKDMVHAGCWVHTRRNFFKALSGDKKRATEALEMIGALYALESSARDKGANEQEFLRMRQEFSLPILAELKEWAEKQLMELNHRAAIAEACRYMLKRWDKLMHYTTDGRMLPDTNLLEGRFRCIGLGRKNWLFAGNHQSAERSAIIYSITESCILNSIDPFSYLKDVLARLPYLVFAPKERLDELLPNNWKPKAQRIYTPVQGQDMMMAG; encoded by the coding sequence ATGCAGGTCATCATTCCTCTGTTTGAAACCCTTACCCGGGAAGAATATCAGTCGCTGGTACAGCGGCTGCTTACCCGAATTGAGGAGTTGGAAGACCGTCATTATAAGGACCGCAGAACGCTGGCAGAATACGCGCAGCTCATCTGGGGTAAAAAAAGCGAGAAACACATCCGGGCGCTTGCTGAGGCTGACTTGAATACCGTCCAGGGGGAAATCCCTTTCGCAGACCAGCCGGAAATAGAGACCAGCAGGGAGAAGGATGCAGAAGAAACAGCGTCTGCAGAGGTTGTGCCTGCCAGTGAACCGCAGCATCGGTATCAGCGCCGCCTGAAACCTTGCGGGCGCAAAAAACTGAGCGCAAACCTTCCCCGCGAATATGTGGAAATCCTTCCGGAGAATTACCATCAGGAGATGGTGCGTATCGATGCTGAAATTACCGAAGAACTGGACTACCGTCCGGGCAGCTTCTTTGTGCGGGTCATCTCAAGGCCCCGTTTTACCGATCCCCGCACCAAAGGAGTGGCTATCGCCCCCATGCCACAGCGCCCGGTACATAAAGGTATCGCAGGGGCAGGGCTGCTGGCCTGGGTACTGGTATCCCGTTTTTGTGATCACCTTCCGTACTACCGCCAGGTGAAAATGCTCAACCGCTACGGGGAGGATATTGTAAACACCTCTACCATGGGACGCTGGGTAAAGGAATCGATCAACCTTCTGGCCATCATCTACAGCCGGATGAAAGAACAGGTTCTTCAAAGTGATTATCTGATGGCCGATGAAACCACCATCAAAGTACTGGATACCCATAAAGAGTCAGGCAAGCACCAGGGCTATATCTGGGGCTATCTGGCACCGCTGGTAAAATTGGTGGTCATGGACTATGCCGAAGGGAGGGCTGCCGACTATCCAGAACAGTTTATCGGCGACTATAGCGGTACCTTTCAGACAGACGCTTATGGTGGCTATGATAAATTATTGAAAGACAGAAAAGATATGGTACACGCCGGATGTTGGGTCCATACAAGGCGCAATTTTTTTAAAGCCCTCTCCGGTGATAAGAAACGGGCCACAGAAGCATTGGAGATGATCGGGGCATTATATGCCCTAGAATCTTCAGCACGGGACAAGGGGGCAAATGAGCAGGAGTTTTTACGGATGCGCCAGGAGTTTTCCCTTCCCATACTGGCAGAACTGAAAGAATGGGCAGAAAAGCAACTAATGGAACTTAACCACAGGGCTGCCATAGCAGAAGCCTGCCGGTATATGCTTAAGAGATGGGATAAACTGATGCACTATACCACAGATGGAAGAATGCTTCCGGATACCAATCTCCTTGAAGGCCGTTTTCGCTGCATTGGATTAGGCCGTAAGAACTGGTTGTTCGCCGGCAACCATCAATCGGCCGAAAGAAGTGCCATCATCTATTCTATTACAGAATCCTGCATACTCAATAGCATTGATCCTTTCAGCTATCTCAAAGATGTGCTGGCCAGGCTGCCTTATCTGGTTTTTGCACCCAAAGAAAGACTTGATGAATTGCTTCCTAACAATTGGAAGCCGAAGGCCCAACGAATATATACTCCTGTTCAAGGTCAGGATATGATGATGGCCGGCTAA
- the tnpB gene encoding IS66 family insertion sequence element accessory protein TnpB (TnpB, as the term is used for proteins encoded by IS66 family insertion elements, is considered an accessory protein, since TnpC, encoded by a neighboring gene, is a DDE family transposase.): MSLLSLPAHLSYYLYTGHADMRRTFEGLCGLVRNEMEADPLNHQVYIFINRRGTQVKLLLWEGDGFSIYHKRLEAGTFERPGHSGDDQRAIISRTQLQLILQGVKLQSVSYRKRYQRRGIP; encoded by the coding sequence ATGAGCCTGCTATCGCTGCCCGCCCACCTTTCTTATTATCTGTATACCGGCCATGCTGACATGAGACGTACCTTTGAAGGCCTGTGCGGGCTGGTGCGTAATGAAATGGAAGCAGACCCGCTGAACCATCAGGTGTATATCTTTATTAACCGGCGGGGTACCCAGGTCAAACTATTATTATGGGAAGGCGACGGTTTCAGTATTTACCACAAACGTCTGGAAGCAGGCACCTTTGAAAGACCGGGCCATAGTGGGGACGACCAACGGGCCATCATTAGCAGAACCCAGTTGCAACTGATCCTTCAGGGGGTAAAGCTGCAGAGCGTCAGTTATCGTAAGCGGTATCAGCGGCGGGGAATCCCTTAA
- the tnpA gene encoding IS66 family insertion sequence element accessory protein TnpA: MEAVKAYTKEEREYHVQQWRDSGKSQKSYSWEAGIPVLSLHYWIYGKKKKARQKSGIPAFAPLQVKEDEAPHLEITLELPRGIRIILQGQVSAEYIKSLLG, encoded by the coding sequence ATGGAAGCAGTCAAAGCCTACACGAAAGAAGAACGGGAGTATCATGTACAGCAATGGCGGGACAGCGGCAAGAGCCAGAAGTCCTACAGCTGGGAAGCAGGCATTCCAGTGTTATCCCTTCATTATTGGATCTACGGAAAGAAAAAGAAAGCAAGACAAAAAAGCGGGATACCAGCCTTTGCCCCCCTGCAAGTGAAAGAAGATGAGGCCCCCCATCTGGAGATCACCCTTGAACTGCCGCGGGGTATACGGATTATCCTTCAGGGCCAGGTGAGTGCAGAATACATCAAAAGTTTGCTTGGATGA